The Juglans microcarpa x Juglans regia isolate MS1-56 chromosome 8S, Jm3101_v1.0, whole genome shotgun sequence genome has a window encoding:
- the LOC121244778 gene encoding wall-associated receptor kinase 5-like, protein MLVGSAGVYWVIRTRINIKFRRPRFFRDNGGKRLSNHEGSKEVRIFREGELKKATNNYNKSRKLGQGGDGMVYRGVLTDNKVVAIKKSKTVDKNQIEHFIDEMVALAKINHKNVVKLLGCCLETKVPLLVYEFISNGTLSDHIHDKDKSSLLSWEKRLKIATEAAGAIAYLHDLETSIIHRDVKSANILLDEDHTTKVAEFGASRLVLLDHTRLEEGTFGYLDPEYLRSGQLTEKSDVYSFGIVLAELLTGEKVISLDRAEKDKNLATYFVSALEDDRLLEIIECHIKNEGDIEEQKKVSYIAKRCLSINGKDRPTMKDVAMELKELRIEEKHSNEKADLCSEETKSSHNTITIDLSLDANTANSSTSTTIDSIMQFIPTCCSRIPML, encoded by the coding sequence ATGCTAGTTGGAAGTGCTGGGGTATATTGGGTAATACGAACAAGGATAAACATTAAGTTCAGACGGCCGAGATTCTTTAGAGACAATGGTGGAAAACGACTCTCTAATCATGAAGGATCGAAGGAGGTTAGAATCTTCAGAGAAGGAGAACTTAAGAAGGCCACTAATAATTATAACAAGAGTAGAAAGCTTGGCCAAGGAGGCGATGGAATGGTTTATCGAGGAGTATTAACAGATAATAAAGTGGTTGCTATTAAAAAGTCCAAAACTGTTGATAAGAACCAGATTGAACACTTTATAGATGAAATGGTTGCGCTTGCTAAAATAAACCACAAGAATGTGGTTAAACTATTGGGTTgttgtttggaaacaaaagtGCCATTGCTAGTTTATGAATTCATCTCAAATGGGACACTTTCTGACCATATCCATGATAAAGACAAGTCATCTTTGCTCTCATGGGAAAAGCGTTTGAAGATAGCAACAGAAGCTGCAGGAGCCATTGCATACCTACATGATTTGGAAACTTCCATTATTCACAGAGATGTGAAATCTGCAAATATACTTTTAGACGAGGATCATACAACAAAAGTTGCTGAATTTGGAGCTTCAAGACTAGTTCTTCTTGATCACACACGATTAGAGGAAGGAACATTTGGGTACTTGGACCCTGAATACTTACGCAGTGGCCAATTAACAGAAAAAAGTGATGTCTATAGCTTTGGTATTGTTTTGGCAGAGTTACTAACGGGTGAGAAGGTAATTTCTTTGGACAGGgcagaaaaagataaaaatctagCAACATACTTTGTTTCTGCTCTAGAAGATGATCGCCTACTAGAAATTATTGAGTGCCACATTAAAAATGAGGGCGATATTGAAGAGCAAAAGAAAGTTTCGTATATTGCAAAAAGGTGCTTAAGCATAAATGGAAAGGATAGGCCTACTATGAAGGATGTAGCAATGGAGCTAAAGGAATTAAGAATTGAGGAAAAGCATTCAAATGAGAAGGCCGATCTCTGCAGTGAAGAAACCAAGAGTTCACATAATACAATTACAATCGATTTGAGTCTTGATGCTAACACTGCCAATTCTTCGACCAGTACCACCATTGATAGCATCATGCAATTTATACCCACATGTTGCTCCAGGATTCCTATGTTATGA